A window of Macrotis lagotis isolate mMagLag1 chromosome X, bilby.v1.9.chrom.fasta, whole genome shotgun sequence contains these coding sequences:
- the LOC141498696 gene encoding uncharacterized protein LOC141498696, whose translation MSMRITDSQRDFPENLGQKIVTMAEQKLDKRSPSWELFQAICPLLSTSQEEEVVEEVEEDMEEEEVEEEMEEEVEEEKENEVEQEEEEEEEEEQKEEEEEKKKEEDVILEEMEGEAEIESEELEIQKVRKRKMFSLDIKGINSQEEKLRKVFEGQKQLEEEESLAKEEDDLARREEELTRKEREWTQLKAELGEEMKRKGKGDESGVLEDTALFKDIQEESEAKFMLNLEGRIREKEERRLAKDEDLIPEEDQISVSQEELTGVKKAAAKDKMESIPEKGLEREKEKPQEETEHLWEKRPLERGLEISMAKSISEEGTPKEKSSEEKPPEEGLPAERAPKERLPGEKPSEEKLPKEKLPMKPPKEKPPKKGLPEEKLPKKQHPMEKPLKERLPVKKSPKEEVAEEKLPKKPHKEKSPKEELPGEKLPKKQHPMEKPFKERLLEEKSPKEELAEEKLRKKKYPKQKLPKEKPSEERLREEKPTMEGLPEEKLLKKKPPKEKPPKEGLPEEKSSEEELPEEKLSEQKLLKKQPPKEKPSEEGLPEKPSEEGLPEEKPSKEGLLEKLLKKKPPKERLPEEKLTDEGLGKEKALKEVLLKEKLSKEGLPKEKLPKETPSEEGLPKEKPPVEGLPEKKPFKEKLPKERPFKEELLEEKPCKEELPREKLPKEKPFKEGLPEEKPSKKEMPGEKLPKEKPPMEKPSKVGLPEEKPPKEELLEEKPAKEGLPREKLPKEGFPEEKPSKEVLPKEKLPKEVLAEEKLLKERVLEEKPSKEGLPKDIPSKEWLPVENSSREGLPEEKALKEKPSKDRPSKEWVSEEKPSKEGRPEERPSKERLPTESPPEEKLSKEGLPEEKAPREQPSKVGLPKERPSKERLPMEKPSREGLPEEKSLKVKPSKERTSKEWVSEEKPSKEGRPEERPSKERLPTESPPEEKLSKEGLPEEKALREQPSKVGLPKERPSKERLPMEKPSREGLPEEKSLKVKPSKERTSKKKQPKEKSSKEGPPEKKQSKEGLPEEWPSKERPPEEKPSKEGVPEEKAPREQPSTVGLPKEKPSKKRLP comes from the coding sequence ATGAGCATGAGAATAACAGACTCCCAAAGAGACTTCCCTGAGAATCTGGGCCAAAAGATAGTGACCATGGCTGAGCAGAAGCTAGATAAGCGGTCTCCAAGCTGGGAGCTCTTCCAGGCCATCTGTCCTTTGCTATCGACTTCCCAGGAGGAAGAGGTGGTGGAGGAAGTAGAGGAGGATATGGAGGAGGAAGaagtggaggaggaaatggaggaggaagtggaggaggagaaggagaatgaAGTGGagcaagaagaagaagaggaggaagaagaggagcagaaagaagaggaggaggagaagaagaaagaggaagatgtGATCTTAGAGGAAATGGAGGGAGAGGCAGAAATTGAGTCAGAGGAGTTGGAAATTCAGaaggtcagaaaaaggaaaatgttttcctTAGATATTAAAGGCATAAACTCACAAGAGGAAAAACTCAGGAAGGTGTTCGAGGGACAGAAGCAACTAGAGGAGGAGGAAAGCCTGGCCAAGGAAGAAGATGACCTGGCCAGGAGAGAGGAAGAACTGaccagaaaagaaagagaatggacCCAGTTAAAGGCAGAACTGGGagaggaaatgaaaaggaagggaaaaggggatgaGTCTGGGGTCTTAGAGGACACAGCCTTGTTCAAGGATATACAGGAAGAGTCAGAGGCTAAATTTATGCTGAACTTGGAGGGCAGaattagggaaaaggaagagagaaggttGGCTAAGGATGAAGATCTCATCCCTGAGGAGGACCAGATCTCTGTCTCTCAGGAGGAACTGACTGGGGTGAAGAAGGCAGCTGCAAAGGACAAGATGGAAAGCATCCCAGAGAAGGGattagaaagggagaaagaaaagccacaagaagaaacagaacatcTTTGGGAGAAGAGGCCCTTGGAACGAGGGCTGGAAATAAGTATGGCAAAAAGCATTTCAGAGGAAGGGACACCTAAGGAGAAGTCTTCTGAGGAGAAGCCCCCTGAGGAGGGGTTGCCTGCAGAGAGGGCTCCTAAGGAGAGGCTACCTGGGGAGAAGCCCTCTGAGGAGAAGCTTCCTAAAGAGAAGCTGCCTATGAAGCCTCCTAAAGAGAAGCCCCCTAAGAAGGGGCTGCCTGAGGAGAAGCTACCTAAGAAGCAGCATCCTATGGAGAAGCCCCTTAAGGAGAGACTGCCTGTGAAGAAGTCCCCAAAGGAAGAGGTGGCTGAGGAGAAGCTGCCTAAGAAGCCTCATAAGGAGAAGTCCCCTAAGGAGGAGCTGCCTGGGGAGAAACTGCCTAAGAAACAGCATCCTATGGAGAAGCCCTTTAAGGAAAGACTGCTTGAGGAGAAGTCACCAAAGGAAGAGCTGGCTGAGGAGAAGCTGCGTAAGAAGAAGTATCCTAAGCAGAAACTGCCTAAAGAGAAGCCCTCTGAGGAGAGACTGCGTGAGGAAAAGCCCACTATGGAAGGACTGCCAGAGGAGAAGCTGCTGAAGAAGAAACCTCCTAAGGAGAAACCTCCCAAGGAGGGGCTGCCTGAGGAGAAATCCTCTGAGGAGGAGCTGCCTGAGGAGAAGCTCTCTGAGCAGAAGCTGCTGAAGAAGCAGCCTCCTAAAGAGAAACCCTCTGAAGAGGGACTGCCTGAGAAGCCCTCTGAGGAGGGGCTGCCTGAGGAGAAGCCCTCCAAAGAGGGGCTGCTGGAGAAGCTGCTGAAGAAAAAGCCTCCTAAAGAGAGACTGCCTGAGGAGAAACTGACTGATGAGGGGCTGGGAAAGGAGAAGGCTCTTAAGGAGGTTCTGCTTAAGGAGAAGCTCTCTAAGGAGGGACTACCTAAAGAGAAGCTCCCTAAGGAAACACCATCAGAAGAGGGGCTGCCTAAGGAGAAGCCACCTGTGGAGGGCCTGCCTGAGAAGAAGCCATTTAAGGAGAAGCTACCCAAGGAAAGGCCATTTAAGGAAGAGTTGTTAGAGGAAAAACCATGTAAGGAGGAGCTACCTAGGGAGAAGCTGCCTAAAGAGAAGCCATTTAAGGAGGGTTTGCCTGAGGAGAAGCCATCTAAGAAGGAGATGCCTGGAGAGAAGCTGCCTAAGGAGAAACCTCCTATGGAGAAGCCATCTAAAGTGGGGCTGCCTGAGGAAAAGCCCCCTAAGGAGGAGCTGCTTGAGGAGAAGCCAGCTAAGGAGGGCCTTCCTAGGGAGAAGCTGCCTAAGGAGGGTTTTCCTGAGGAGAAGCCATCTAAAGAGGTACTGCCTAAAGAAAAGTTGCCTAAGGAGGTGTTAGCTGAGGAGAAACTACTAAAAGAGAGGGTACTTGAAGAGAAGCCATCTAAGGAGGGGCTGCCTAAGGACATACCATCTAAGGAGTGGCTGCCTGTGGAGAATTCATCTAGAGAGGGGCTGCCTGAGGAAAAAGCACTTAAGGAGAAGCCATCTAAAGACAGGCCATCTAAGGAGTGGGTGTCTGAAGAGAAGCCATCCAAGGAGGGGAGGCCTGAAGAGAGGCCATCTAAGGAGAGGCTGCCTACAGAGAGTCCACCTGAAGAGAAGTTATCTAAGGAGGGCCTACCTGAAGAGAAGGCACCTAGGGAACAGCCATCTAAAGTAGGGCTGCCTAAGGAGAGACCATCAAAGGAGAGGCTGCCTATGGAGAAGCCATCTAGAGAGGGGCTGCCTGAGGAGAAATCACTTAAGGTGAAGCCATCTAAAGAGAGGACATCTAAGGAGTGGGTGTCTGAAGAGAAGCCATCCAAGGAGGGGAGGCCTGAAGAGAGGCCATCTAAGGAGAGGCTGCCTACAGAGAGTCCACCTGAAGAGAAGTTATCTAAGGAGGGCCTACCTGAAGAGAAGGCACTTAGGGAACAGCCATCTAAAGTAGGGCTGCCTAAGGAGAGACCATCAAAGGAGAGGCTGCCTATGGAGAAGCCATCTAGAGAGGGGCTGCCTGAGGAGAAATCACTTAAGGTGAAGCCATCTAAAGAGAGGACATCTAAGAAGAAGCAGCCTAAAGAGAAGTCATCTAAGGAGGGACCGCCTGAAAAGAAGCAATCTAAGGAGGGGCTTCCTGAGGAATGGCCATCTAAGGAGAGGCCACCTGAAGAGAAGCCATCTAAGGAGGGCGTACCTGAGGAGAAGGCACCTAGGGAACAGCCATCTACAGTGGGGCTGCCTAAGGAGAAGCCATCTAAGAAGAGGCTGCCTTGA